In Desulfarculaceae bacterium, the following are encoded in one genomic region:
- a CDS encoding tetratricopeptide repeat protein, producing the protein MKRIGVTTAAILAALCLGAAPALAQFGPMGGPPSPPAGTQTQSAPASDKPVAKEASPFSLPSGQKSQSAPAASDQKSPFALPGKQGGQAQAPAASGEKSPFSLPGKSGQGQPAGGSDKRSFALPSAQPKKGGPSAQELMDRGVALAREGKLKQAQDAFWQAVQTEPTNAVAWNNLGLTLRQQGKLNQAVGAYKRAIEADKNYAVPYKNLGVLLEKAGENALAAKAYRRYAKLAPDATDAATVNKRAAWLEARGNKTK; encoded by the coding sequence ATGAAACGCATCGGTGTGACGACAGCCGCGATCTTGGCCGCCCTTTGCCTGGGCGCGGCCCCGGCCTTGGCTCAGTTCGGGCCCATGGGCGGGCCCCCCAGCCCGCCCGCCGGAACGCAGACCCAGAGCGCCCCGGCCTCGGACAAGCCCGTGGCCAAGGAGGCCTCGCCCTTCAGCCTGCCCAGCGGGCAAAAGAGCCAAAGCGCCCCGGCCGCCTCGGACCAGAAGAGCCCCTTCGCCCTGCCCGGCAAGCAGGGCGGCCAGGCCCAGGCTCCGGCGGCCTCGGGGGAAAAGTCGCCCTTCAGCCTGCCCGGCAAGAGCGGCCAGGGCCAGCCCGCCGGGGGCAGCGACAAGAGATCCTTCGCCCTGCCCTCGGCCCAGCCCAAGAAGGGCGGCCCCAGCGCCCAGGAGCTGATGGACCGGGGCGTGGCCCTGGCCCGGGAGGGTAAGCTGAAACAGGCTCAGGACGCCTTCTGGCAAGCGGTGCAGACCGAGCCCACCAACGCGGTGGCCTGGAACAACCTGGGCCTCACCCTGCGCCAACAGGGCAAGCTCAACCAGGCCGTGGGGGCCTATAAGCGGGCCATCGAGGCGGACAAGAACTACGCGGTGCCCTACAAGAACCTGGGGGTGCTTTTAGAAAAGGCGGGCGAGAACGCCCTGGCGGCCAAGGCCTACCGCCGCTACGCCAAGCTGGCCCCGGACGCTACCGATGCGGCCACGGTGAACAAGCGCGCCGCCTGGCTGGAGGCGCGGGGGAACAAAACCAAATGA
- a CDS encoding SH3 domain-containing protein — MRAKRLWAGLAVAALMLGLAGCAEVSKPMPQEVSATFNDGSKLYVLPSGLNLRECPRNDCKILSVLKHGDIVLSTGDRKGWSKVETASGGLRGWVATRYLGSDPQQPVPAAKSASEPPPLPKEQWGRPDGVPPPVKEQYGQ; from the coding sequence ATGCGAGCAAAGCGTCTCTGGGCCGGGCTGGCCGTGGCGGCCCTGATGCTGGGCCTGGCCGGCTGCGCCGAGGTTAGCAAGCCCATGCCCCAGGAAGTCAGCGCGACCTTCAACGACGGCAGCAAGCTATACGTATTGCCCAGCGGCCTGAACCTGCGCGAGTGCCCGCGCAACGACTGCAAGATTCTCAGCGTGCTCAAGCACGGCGACATCGTGCTCAGCACCGGCGACCGCAAGGGCTGGTCCAAGGTGGAGACCGCCTCGGGCGGCCTGCGCGGCTGGGTGGCCACCCGCTATTTGGGCAGCGACCCCCAGCAGCCGGTGCCCGCCGCCAAGAGCGCCAGCGAGCCGCCCCCCCTGCCCAAGGAGCAATGGGGCCGCCCCGACGGCGTGCCGCCTCCGGTCAAGGAGCAATACGGGCAGTAG
- a CDS encoding autotransporter domain-containing protein: MLRRTSVVLCALLILTLCAAAPSPAADAVNPAGGIISGNWDGTTADDNYDNQGMVLGDVDMTQGGQDTLSNSGEVAGDVLMSAEGGNLVVNSGTVGVSIHGSHNAADDGSGQANRVVNTGEVGWNLFGGANLGERATSGSHQVSNSGLVMGDIVGSSNQGDYSSGGSNTVGNTGRDLGLLIGSHNLGTGSNGGSNSVSNSGWVFFPLIGSHNEGDNSSGDSNTVTNSGHLVTDLYGSVNDGDGASGGGNTVSNSGTVQGFLMGTDNYGDNTSGGSNTVTNSGRVWFPVIGSYNQGANSAGGSNTVSNTGRILIDLYGSANDGDGASGGGNTVSNSGTVAGYVMGTDNHGDNTSGGGNTVVNRGTVGLDLIGSNNTGANTSSTGNTIVNSGTVSGGVYGSVNSGAGSSGGDDTITNSGTVGGGIHGADGDDKIVLVGGCSLGGVADGGTGDDTLGLNNMGAQDGSLWGSTYLNFENLETGGSGSTILTGTWAVSGTTGVRPGATLKVDSAATFTTAGLNIESGGAASIGGTATVNGATTNAGNLGLGGTLNTSSLANSGELAVGGTLNTTSLTNTGNLGVGGILNTTSLVNSGDLAVGGSVSTTSLDNSGVLNVGGALNAASLVNSGTLAGGGTITGDVVNSGTVSPGNSIGTISIVGNFTNSPSGVLAVELARGRSDLLAVSGTATLNGGTLRASLRPGVYLGSESWTVLSAGSLVGGFSSLEFVLDSVVLSLAMSSGADSVSLRLDRASYTRFADSADTRAVAASLDAIVPLALGQSGEMPDLIAAMDFSYSAGQITRALGQLSPEMYGAFTWAALRGSQTVAEAIGLELDQQRDRGLEPAGAAPDRGALWVRLLEAKAERDGSGNNLGYGQELYGLLLGGQGRAASWLELGGAFGISRGDLSWDAPSYWGRAENLHAALYGRARRGAWHGRATLAFTRQEAQAHRSLALAHRGLTATADFDGYSGLAGLEGGYDFHLGGVRLGPLAALRYAQAELESFDESGAGSLGLAVGRRSAESLQSALGLEAAAAWSAGGLSLLPRASLAWWHEFKDDPLQVDAAFQGYGSAPFTVTGLGLPSDYLAISAGLSARMSQRLEAGLELSLALGDDFQAQMINLGLRLSF, translated from the coding sequence ATGCTCCGCCGGACTTCCGTTGTCCTCTGCGCCCTGCTCATCCTGACCCTCTGCGCGGCGGCGCCTTCCCCGGCCGCCGACGCGGTGAACCCTGCCGGCGGCATCATCAGCGGCAACTGGGACGGCACCACCGCCGACGACAACTACGACAACCAGGGCATGGTCCTCGGCGACGTGGACATGACCCAGGGCGGCCAGGACACCCTGAGCAACTCGGGCGAGGTGGCCGGGGACGTGCTCATGAGCGCCGAGGGCGGCAACCTGGTGGTCAACAGCGGCACAGTGGGCGTCTCGATCCACGGCAGCCACAACGCCGCCGACGACGGCAGCGGCCAGGCCAACCGGGTGGTCAACACCGGCGAGGTGGGCTGGAATCTCTTCGGCGGGGCCAACCTGGGCGAAAGGGCCACGAGCGGCTCCCACCAGGTGAGCAACAGCGGCCTGGTGATGGGCGACATCGTGGGCAGCAGCAACCAGGGGGACTACAGCAGCGGCGGCTCCAACACGGTGGGCAACACCGGACGCGACCTGGGCCTGCTCATAGGCAGCCACAACCTGGGCACGGGCAGTAACGGGGGCTCCAACAGCGTGAGCAACAGCGGCTGGGTGTTCTTCCCGCTCATCGGCTCCCACAACGAGGGGGACAACTCCAGCGGCGACTCCAACACGGTGACCAACTCGGGGCACCTGGTGACCGACCTCTACGGCAGCGTGAACGACGGCGATGGGGCCAGCGGCGGGGGCAACACCGTGAGCAACAGCGGCACGGTGCAAGGCTTCCTCATGGGCACCGACAACTACGGGGACAACACCAGCGGCGGCTCCAACACAGTCACCAACAGCGGCCGGGTCTGGTTCCCGGTGATCGGCAGCTACAACCAGGGAGCCAACTCCGCCGGCGGCTCCAACACCGTGAGCAACACCGGCCGCATCCTCATCGACCTCTACGGCAGCGCGAACGACGGCGACGGGGCCAGCGGCGGGGGCAACACCGTGAGCAACAGCGGCACGGTGGCCGGCTACGTCATGGGCACGGACAACCACGGCGACAACACCAGCGGCGGCGGCAACACCGTGGTCAACCGCGGCACGGTGGGCCTGGACCTCATCGGCTCCAACAACACCGGGGCGAACACCTCCAGCACCGGCAACACCATCGTCAACAGCGGCACGGTGAGCGGCGGCGTGTACGGCTCGGTGAACAGCGGGGCGGGCAGCAGCGGGGGCGACGACACCATAACCAACTCCGGCACGGTGGGCGGCGGCATCCACGGGGCCGACGGCGACGACAAGATAGTCCTGGTGGGCGGCTGTTCCCTGGGCGGGGTGGCCGACGGCGGCACGGGAGACGACACCCTGGGCCTGAACAACATGGGCGCCCAGGACGGCAGCCTTTGGGGAAGCACCTACCTGAATTTTGAAAACCTGGAAACGGGCGGCAGCGGAAGCACCATCCTCACCGGCACCTGGGCGGTCAGCGGAACCACCGGGGTGCGACCAGGCGCCACCCTCAAGGTAGATTCCGCCGCCACCTTCACCACCGCCGGCCTGAATATCGAATCCGGCGGCGCGGCCAGCATAGGCGGCACGGCCACGGTGAACGGGGCCACCACCAACGCGGGCAACCTGGGCCTGGGCGGCACCTTGAACACCAGCAGCCTGGCCAACAGCGGCGAGCTGGCCGTGGGCGGCACCCTGAATACGACCAGCTTGACCAACACCGGCAACCTGGGCGTGGGCGGCATCTTGAACACCACCAGCCTGGTCAACAGCGGCGACCTGGCCGTAGGCGGGTCGGTGAGCACCACCAGCCTGGACAACTCGGGTGTGCTGAACGTAGGCGGCGCCTTGAACGCGGCCAGCCTGGTCAACAGCGGCACCCTGGCCGGGGGCGGCACCATCACCGGCGACGTGGTCAACAGCGGCACCGTCTCGCCGGGCAACAGCATCGGCACCATCAGCATCGTTGGCAACTTCACCAACAGCCCCAGCGGGGTCTTGGCCGTGGAGCTGGCCCGGGGGCGGAGCGACCTCTTGGCGGTCAGCGGCACGGCCACCCTGAACGGCGGCACCCTGCGCGCCTCCCTGCGCCCGGGGGTGTACCTGGGCAGCGAGTCCTGGACCGTGCTCAGCGCGGGCAGCCTGGTGGGCGGCTTCAGCAGCCTGGAGTTCGTGCTCGACTCGGTGGTCTTGTCCCTGGCCATGAGCAGCGGGGCCGATTCGGTGTCCCTACGCCTGGACCGCGCCTCCTACACCCGCTTCGCCGACAGCGCCGACACCCGCGCCGTGGCCGCCTCCCTGGACGCCATCGTGCCCCTGGCCTTGGGGCAAAGCGGCGAGATGCCCGATCTCATCGCGGCCATGGACTTCTCCTACAGCGCGGGGCAGATCACCCGCGCCTTGGGACAGCTCAGCCCGGAGATGTACGGCGCCTTCACCTGGGCCGCCTTGCGCGGCAGCCAGACCGTGGCCGAGGCCATCGGCCTGGAGCTGGACCAGCAGCGGGACCGCGGCCTGGAGCCGGCCGGGGCCGCGCCGGACCGTGGCGCGCTGTGGGTGCGCCTCTTGGAGGCCAAGGCCGAGCGCGACGGCTCGGGAAACAACCTGGGCTACGGCCAGGAGCTTTACGGCCTGCTCCTGGGCGGCCAGGGCCGGGCGGCCTCCTGGCTGGAGCTGGGCGGGGCCTTCGGCATCAGCCGGGGCGATCTCTCCTGGGACGCGCCTTCCTATTGGGGCCGCGCGGAAAACCTGCACGCCGCGCTCTACGGCCGGGCCCGGCGGGGAGCCTGGCACGGCCGGGCCACCCTGGCCTTCACCCGCCAGGAGGCCCAGGCCCACCGCTCCCTGGCGCTGGCCCACCGGGGCCTCACCGCCACGGCCGACTTCGACGGCTACAGCGGCCTGGCCGGTCTGGAGGGCGGCTACGACTTCCATTTGGGCGGGGTGCGGCTGGGGCCCCTGGCCGCGCTGCGCTACGCCCAGGCCGAACTGGAGAGCTTCGACGAGTCCGGGGCGGGCTCCCTGGGCCTGGCCGTGGGGCGGCGGAGCGCCGAGTCGCTGCAAAGCGCCCTGGGCCTGGAAGCGGCGGCGGCCTGGTCGGCGGGCGGGCTGAGTCTGTTGCCCCGGGCCTCCCTGGCCTGGTGGCACGAGTTCAAGGACGATCCCTTGCAGGTCGACGCGGCCTTCCAGGGCTACGGTTCGGCCCCCTTCACCGTGACGGGCCTGGGCCTGCCCTCGGACTACCTGGCGATCAGCGCCGGGCTGAGCGCCCGCATGAGCCAACGTCTGGAGGCCGGCCTGGAGCTGTCCCTGGCCCTGGGCGACGACTTCCAAGCCCAGATGATCAACCTGGGCCTGCGCCTGAGCTTCTAG
- a CDS encoding TIGR04076 family protein, which translates to MSDKPKLHRVKVKVVEVKNHCDAGHRVGDEVVFENNRVEGKLCFDSMCSMLATVHTLCYGGVFPWFKDPDAPVPLACPDGGKVVFELSRID; encoded by the coding sequence ATGTCCGACAAGCCCAAGCTCCACCGGGTGAAGGTGAAGGTGGTGGAGGTGAAGAACCACTGCGACGCCGGCCACCGGGTGGGCGACGAGGTGGTCTTCGAAAACAACCGCGTGGAGGGCAAGCTCTGCTTCGACTCCATGTGCTCCATGCTGGCCACGGTGCACACCCTGTGCTACGGCGGGGTGTTCCCCTGGTTCAAGGACCCCGACGCCCCGGTCCCCCTTGCCTGCCCCGACGGAGGCAAGGTGGTCTTCGAGCTGAGCCGCATCGACTAG
- a CDS encoding 4Fe-4S binding protein has translation MSQVNGVEYGEKDFSWLKFDRERCVRCGVCVDMCPMDVIHFGSQGYPYMRYRDDCWYCDVCTFMCPRQAIVMEELPYLIR, from the coding sequence ATGAGCCAGGTAAACGGAGTGGAGTACGGCGAGAAGGATTTCTCCTGGCTGAAGTTCGACCGCGAGCGCTGCGTGCGCTGCGGGGTCTGCGTGGACATGTGCCCCATGGACGTGATCCATTTCGGCTCGCAAGGCTATCCCTACATGCGCTATCGTGATGATTGTTGGTATTGCGACGTGTGCACCTTCATGTGCCCCCGCCAGGCCATCGTCATGGAAGAGTTGCCCTACCTGATCCGCTGA